A DNA window from uncultured Methanoregula sp. contains the following coding sequences:
- a CDS encoding TldD/PmbA family protein, with product MQGISYFDLRHVTGEVTHIDIDNSVVESAGTSFLNIAVLRVLSGHGWGILQIDNYTPCTGRKFEDLLEQAGRLARITEEKVKLGDAPSGILPVPPIKEDPYEIPLEEKSALLAGIEKAAKSPGIVNTRANYIERVEHVHFSDSSGHEYSYRMTRSGFNVLAVASRNGDLQMGYEREHSIHGFNLRHQEEVGRKAAATALALLDAGAPKGGKLKAVLDPELAGVFAHEAVGHASEGDLIQEGNSVLKGKIGERIGSDILTIVDDPGLCEFGFDPVDAEGVAVKRTEIIRNGVINAFLHSRESLAAVGHGSAGHARAMPGEPPLVRMSNTFIEAGDATEEEIFAECKNGIFLKGSRGGQVDPGRGIFQFNAEYGYLIENGECTRMVRDVSLSGEILKTLHGISLCGNRRVMSPGYCGKGGQNVPVSDGAPHILLNDAVVGGSGLD from the coding sequence ATGCAGGGCATATCTTACTTTGACCTGCGGCATGTAACGGGCGAAGTCACCCATATCGATATCGATAACAGCGTTGTGGAATCGGCAGGAACTTCTTTTCTCAACATAGCCGTCCTCAGGGTACTCTCCGGTCACGGCTGGGGAATTCTCCAGATCGACAATTACACCCCATGCACTGGCAGGAAATTCGAGGACCTCCTCGAGCAGGCAGGCAGGCTTGCCCGGATCACCGAAGAAAAAGTCAAACTCGGCGATGCTCCCAGCGGAATTCTTCCCGTTCCCCCCATAAAAGAAGATCCGTACGAGATCCCACTTGAAGAAAAATCGGCTCTTCTCGCGGGAATTGAAAAAGCAGCGAAAAGCCCGGGCATCGTGAATACCCGGGCAAATTATATCGAGCGGGTAGAACATGTGCATTTCTCTGACAGTTCAGGCCATGAATACTCGTACCGGATGACGAGGTCGGGATTCAATGTCCTTGCAGTTGCATCCAGGAATGGCGATCTCCAGATGGGGTACGAACGCGAACACTCAATCCACGGCTTCAATCTCCGTCACCAGGAGGAGGTCGGGAGAAAAGCTGCCGCAACGGCACTCGCGCTTCTTGACGCCGGGGCACCCAAAGGCGGGAAACTGAAAGCTGTCCTCGACCCGGAACTTGCCGGAGTCTTTGCCCACGAAGCAGTGGGGCATGCGAGTGAGGGTGACCTGATTCAGGAAGGCAATTCTGTCTTAAAAGGGAAAATCGGCGAGAGGATCGGGAGTGACATCCTCACCATTGTCGATGACCCGGGTCTCTGTGAGTTCGGCTTTGATCCGGTCGACGCAGAAGGCGTTGCCGTGAAACGGACAGAGATTATCAGAAACGGCGTGATCAATGCATTCCTGCACAGCCGGGAATCCCTTGCCGCGGTCGGACATGGTTCTGCGGGCCATGCACGGGCTATGCCCGGTGAGCCCCCGCTTGTCCGGATGAGCAACACCTTTATCGAGGCCGGGGATGCCACGGAGGAAGAGATATTCGCGGAATGCAAAAACGGCATTTTCCTCAAAGGTTCCCGGGGAGGCCAGGTCGATCCGGGGAGGGGAATCTTCCAGTTCAACGCGGAATACGGGTATCTCATCGAGAACGGGGAGTGCACGAGGATGGTCAGGGACGTGTCCTTGTCAGGAGAGATCCTGAAAACCCTGCACGGAATCAGCCTGTGCGGCAACAGGAGGGTGATGAGCCCGGGATATTGCGGCAAAGGCGGGCAGAATGTCCCCGTAAGCGACGGGGCTCCGCACATCCTTTTAAACGACGCGGTGGTGGGTGGCAGTGGACTGGATTGA
- the lonB gene encoding ATP-dependent protease LonB produces MDNSEQSSPQPEPAAPESAVPEAARADGIVATSSQIEVPQKLIDQVIGQERAVEVIKKAAIQRRHVMMIGSPGTGKSMLAKAMAELLPKEELQDILVYPNSDDSNNPVIRTVACGRGKQIVGAHKAEAKKKTQFRQTLLMLLLLGIAGYAIITMQLLMGLIAGAFVFMALRYTTPREEAMVPKLLVSNDTKTIAPFIDGTGSHAGALLGDVRHDPFQSGGLETPAHDRVEAGAIHRSNGGVLFIDEINTLDPHSQQNLLTALQEGEFPITGQSERSSGAMVRTEPVPCKFVMVAAGNLDAIQGMHPALRSRIRGYGYEVYMAESMDDTPENRQKYIRFIAQEVKNDGKIPHFDQSAIEEVIREARRRSNRKGHLTLKLRDMGGLIRVAGDIARQESAPITTAAHVITAKKTARSIEDQVSDEITRHLREYEMTVVEGTRVGRVNGLAVTGSDAGSVLPIMAEVTPAQGASGTVIATGMLKEIAQESIKNVSAILKKFTGRDVKNIDIHIQFIGTYMGVEGDSASVSVATAVVSAIEGIPVRQDIAMTGSLSVRGDVLPVGGVTYKIEAAAKAGIKTVLIPRMNIGDVLIEERYKPLVTIIPIDTIDDVLKLALVPENSDGFLTKLRKMALRPTAIIPETTPINQTTA; encoded by the coding sequence ATGGATAATTCTGAACAATCATCTCCGCAGCCAGAACCGGCAGCACCAGAGAGTGCTGTTCCGGAAGCCGCAAGAGCTGACGGCATTGTCGCAACATCATCGCAGATAGAAGTACCGCAAAAACTGATCGATCAGGTTATCGGGCAGGAACGTGCGGTTGAAGTTATCAAGAAAGCCGCCATCCAGCGCCGGCATGTCATGATGATCGGCAGCCCCGGTACCGGAAAATCGATGCTTGCAAAGGCGATGGCCGAGCTCCTGCCAAAGGAGGAGCTGCAGGATATTCTCGTGTACCCCAATTCCGATGACTCCAATAACCCGGTGATCCGGACCGTTGCATGCGGCAGGGGAAAACAGATAGTCGGGGCCCATAAGGCTGAGGCAAAGAAAAAAACCCAGTTCAGGCAGACGCTCCTGATGCTCCTTCTCCTGGGTATCGCCGGCTATGCCATCATCACCATGCAGCTTCTCATGGGGCTTATCGCAGGAGCTTTTGTCTTCATGGCCCTGCGTTATACAACTCCCCGGGAAGAGGCGATGGTCCCCAAGCTTCTGGTCTCGAACGATACGAAGACCATCGCCCCGTTCATTGACGGCACCGGCTCCCATGCAGGCGCCCTCCTTGGCGATGTAAGGCATGATCCCTTCCAGAGCGGCGGTCTTGAGACCCCGGCCCATGACCGGGTCGAAGCAGGGGCAATCCACCGGTCAAACGGCGGAGTCCTCTTCATCGATGAGATCAACACGCTCGATCCCCACTCCCAGCAGAACCTCCTCACCGCCCTCCAGGAAGGTGAATTCCCTATAACCGGCCAGAGCGAGCGCTCGAGCGGTGCAATGGTCCGGACAGAGCCGGTACCTTGTAAGTTCGTGATGGTTGCCGCCGGAAACCTCGATGCAATCCAGGGAATGCACCCGGCACTCCGCTCGCGTATCCGGGGATACGGGTACGAAGTGTACATGGCGGAGAGCATGGATGACACTCCGGAAAACCGTCAGAAGTATATCCGGTTCATCGCTCAGGAAGTCAAGAATGACGGCAAGATCCCGCACTTCGACCAGAGTGCAATCGAGGAAGTCATTCGTGAAGCCCGCAGGCGCTCGAACCGCAAGGGACACCTGACCCTCAAGCTCCGGGACATGGGCGGCCTGATCCGCGTTGCAGGAGATATCGCCCGCCAGGAAAGTGCCCCCATAACTACTGCAGCCCACGTGATCACCGCAAAGAAGACAGCACGGTCCATTGAAGACCAGGTCTCCGATGAGATCACCCGCCACCTGAGGGAGTACGAGATGACCGTTGTGGAAGGAACACGCGTTGGCCGTGTGAACGGGCTTGCTGTCACGGGCAGTGATGCAGGGTCCGTCCTTCCCATCATGGCGGAGGTCACACCCGCACAGGGTGCAAGCGGGACGGTCATCGCAACCGGTATGCTCAAGGAGATTGCGCAGGAATCCATCAAGAATGTCAGTGCAATCCTCAAGAAATTCACCGGAAGGGATGTCAAGAATATCGATATCCACATCCAGTTTATCGGGACCTACATGGGTGTCGAGGGTGATTCGGCATCGGTGAGCGTTGCGACAGCGGTCGTCAGCGCCATTGAGGGCATTCCCGTCCGGCAGGACATAGCCATGACCGGGTCCCTCTCCGTGCGTGGGGACGTTCTCCCGGTGGGTGGAGTGACGTATAAGATCGAGGCCGCAGCCAAGGCGGGAATCAAGACCGTGCTCATCCCCCGCATGAATATCGGCGACGTCCTTATCGAAGAGCGGTACAAACCCCTCGTCACCATCATCCCCATAGACACGATCGATGATGTCCTCAAACTTGCCCTCGTGCCGGAGAACTCTGACGGGTTCCTCACAAAACTCCGCAAGATGGCGCTGAGACCGACAGCCATAATCCCTGAAACCACTCCGATCAACCAGACAACGGCCTGA
- a CDS encoding ribose-phosphate diphosphokinase translates to MKVISTEKSQVLATRLARALKTSVVDVNYSRFPDGEHYLRAGELDDETIIVGSVVDNDALVQLLLLIDACDSSENRLVIPYLAYARQDKRFHPGEPISIRAVAQAFSRGVSDITTINIHDKDVLRYFSAPVRNISVARDLGEYIKTLDIDNPLILSPDDGALAFAEEVSSVGNWDVDHLEKTRLSGVEVKMAPKQLCAKGRSVIIVDDIISTGGTIATAGGMLYSQGADNVYAACVHGVLTGGAYARLMATGIRDVFCSDTIERACSKLSAADRIAHELNSS, encoded by the coding sequence ATGAAAGTGATCAGCACTGAAAAATCTCAGGTTCTTGCCACCCGGCTTGCACGCGCACTCAAGACAAGCGTTGTGGATGTAAATTACTCCCGGTTTCCCGATGGGGAACATTACCTCCGTGCAGGAGAGCTTGACGATGAGACCATCATTGTCGGGAGTGTTGTCGACAACGATGCCCTTGTTCAGCTGCTCCTCCTGATTGATGCCTGCGACAGCTCAGAAAACCGGCTGGTTATCCCCTATCTGGCGTATGCCCGCCAGGACAAGCGGTTCCACCCGGGGGAACCGATCAGTATCCGAGCCGTTGCGCAGGCTTTCAGCCGGGGTGTTTCGGATATCACCACCATCAATATCCATGACAAGGATGTGCTCAGATACTTTTCCGCTCCGGTCCGGAATATATCCGTGGCCCGGGATCTCGGGGAGTACATAAAGACGCTTGATATCGATAATCCGCTCATACTCTCTCCTGACGATGGTGCCCTGGCATTTGCAGAAGAGGTCTCATCGGTAGGGAACTGGGATGTTGATCACCTGGAGAAGACCCGGCTCTCCGGGGTCGAAGTGAAGATGGCCCCAAAACAACTCTGTGCAAAAGGGAGATCCGTCATTATCGTTGATGATATCATCTCCACCGGGGGTACCATAGCAACCGCGGGGGGAATGCTCTACAGCCAGGGAGCGGATAATGTGTATGCCGCATGTGTCCACGGGGTCCTCACCGGGGGAGCTTATGCCCGGCTCATGGCAACCGGTATCCGGGATGTCTTCTGCAGCGATACCATTGAGCGGGCGTGCAGCAAATTATCGGCGGCCGACAGGATAGCCCATGAACTTAACTCCTCCTGA